The Macrobrachium rosenbergii isolate ZJJX-2024 chromosome 8, ASM4041242v1, whole genome shotgun sequence genome includes a region encoding these proteins:
- the LOC136840576 gene encoding uncharacterized protein — protein sequence MAMWVAAPDMMSEQCLSPTQLQHHAVPDDIWNKFDIESDKALVLSNPEALPDSSTNLMFTPEMGYVNSNNVISSNTAHYHLGVPPTPPHSPPTEHDLDELVAVIPEILESPSATPPSDISDILSDLESTPLTDSSLEVSWGSNCFSWWPPVVAPAPSESLKRDIMWGGGTCCPSLLEVPKKERQVSECSADAALREALRPDEVASDDEDSEDNMPDTPSGTDSDGDVDDHNSNSRPRSTNSAARYGNLVVFRGLVESNSAQLAPSVNSEHNYCGRVPEPDGNVIPGIVTPSDTEDEVDVVSCNDQADIIKTAFNINTACPTMPTATASASSPGAARHQDQSKISADVKRQLQARIHAMRNRQNNKVGLVPNEADEATNNSRFVSVKIKTQGKPAAYTKRMRDYHSEVMKTTKHRRRNRGESDEGRRSVHNSLERQRRVDLRNAFEYLRLLVPETKDLEKAPKVQILKKAALHCKQLQVTEQRLMREKEKLRKQLEYLQQRRTLCS from the exons ATGGCAATGTGGGTGGCGGCCCCTGACATGATGTCAGAGCAGTGTTTGAGCCCAACGCAGCTGCAGCACCATGCCGTTCCAGACGACATTTGGAATAAATTCGACATTGAAAGCGACAAAGCCCTGGTTCTAAGTAACCCGGAGGCTCTGCCAGACAGCAGCACAAACTTGATGTTCACGCCTGAGATGGGATATGTTAACAGTAATAATGTTATCAGCAGTAATACTGCCCATTACCATTTGGGTGTTCCTCCCACGCCTCCACACTCTCCACCCACAGAACACGATTTAGATGAACTGGTTGCTGTCATTCCAGAAATTTTGGAATCCCCCTCTGCCACGCCACCTTCGGACATCAGTGACATTCTGTCCGATTTGGAATCGACTCCACTGACAGACAGCTCTTTGGAGGTTAGTTGGGGATCTAACTGCTTCTCCTGGTGGCCCCCTGTTGTCGCCCCAGCCCCCTCAGAGTCCTTAAAACGAGACATCATGTGGGGTGGGGGGACGTGTTGCCCTTCCCTGTTGGAAGTTCCTAAGAAAGAACGCCAGGTTTCTGAATGCTCAGCCGATGCTGCCCTCAGAGAAGCCCTTCGACCTGACGAAGTAGCATCAGACGACGAGGATTCTGAGGATAACATGCCTGACACTCCTTCAGGAACGGATAGTGACGGCGACGTAGACGATCACAACAGCAACAGTAGGCCTAGAAGCACAAACAGTGCAGCACGGTACGGAAACCTCGTTGTCTTCAGGGGTCTCGTCGAGTCTAATAGTGCCCAACTCGCCCCGTCTGTCAACAGTGAACATAATTATTGTGGCAGAGTTCCAGAACCCGATGGCAATGTCATACCAGGCATCGTCACTCCGTCAGATACTG AGGACGAAGTCGACGTTGTGTCCTGCAATGACCAGGCAGACATTATCAAAACCGCCTTCAACATCAACACGGCATGTCCGACCATGCCTACCGCCACCGCCTCAGCATCGTCGCCAGGTGCCGCAAGGCATCAAGATCAGTCAAAAATTTCTGCAGATGTCAAACGCCAACTCCAAGCCCGCATTCACGCCATGAGAAATCGTCAGAACAACAAGGTTGGTCTAGTGCCCAATGAAGCTGACGAAGCTACTAACAACAGTAGATTTGTTTCGGTGAAGATCAAAACTCAAGGAAAACCTGCAGCCTACACAAAGAGGATGAGGGACTACCACTCTGAG GTTATGAAGACCACCAAGCACAGACGGAGGAACCGCGGTGAATCCGACGAAGGAAGACGGTCTGTCCACAACTCCCTCGAGAGGCAAAGGAGAGTTGATTTGCGTAATGCCTTCGAGTACCTTCGCCTCCTTGTCCCTGAAACAAAGGACCTAGAAAAGGCACCTAAGGTTCAGATCCTGAAGAAGGCTGCCCTCCACTGCAAACAGCTCCAGGTCACCGAACAGCGATTGatgagagaaaaggagaagttAAGAAAACAGCTCGAATACCTCCAGCAGAGGAGAACGCTATGTAGTTGA